From Sporosarcina sp. Marseille-Q4943, the proteins below share one genomic window:
- the fdrA gene encoding acyl-CoA synthetase FdrA: MLYTIVKQNSYQDSVNLMLLTNKISTMEGVNKVQVMMGTPANKDIFKTAGLFTEELEGAASNDMCIVLDTDQEEKIQEVLDEVDNYLSNQAISAGKESFETVNSWDKAVNALPDANIAIISTPGQYAAEEAEKALDRDMHVMIFSDNVTTEDERRIKEKAHEKGLLVMGPDAGTVIVSGVPLAFANVVKTGKIGVIGASGTGIQEVTTEIDRLGAGVSHAIGTGGRDLSDKIGAITMLDGLKALAQHNQTEVITLISKPPAKEVRDEVVSLLHSISKPVVAIFLGEEPHNHEGNVYYANTLEETAALAVDLVKGNPIKPNYNHLEDEVPAVDLKPEQKTIKGLYSGGTLGYEAATLISRGLNLGETDHDQAGYLLNANGFEVIDLGDDVYTQGKPHPMIDPDTRIQFFQKAAQDESTAVILFDVVLGYGAHDDMAGALLPGIEKIQNETKAAGRNIYFVATVCGTDQDPQNIDEQKAKLEKAGVIIRDSNNQATLTALAMLGIQVEEGTKEVVPAKETATVEFTVSEAIEKLLNEKPSVVNVGLKKFTESITATGGRVVQYDWRPVAGGNPRLRKILSLLK; this comes from the coding sequence ATGCTTTATACGATTGTCAAACAGAATTCATACCAGGATTCAGTTAACCTAATGCTTCTCACGAATAAAATTTCAACAATGGAAGGCGTTAACAAAGTTCAAGTCATGATGGGTACGCCTGCTAACAAAGACATCTTCAAAACTGCTGGCCTTTTCACTGAAGAGCTTGAAGGCGCAGCATCAAACGATATGTGTATCGTTCTTGACACGGATCAAGAAGAGAAAATCCAAGAAGTGCTTGATGAAGTTGATAACTACCTAAGCAACCAAGCGATCAGCGCTGGTAAAGAATCTTTCGAAACTGTTAACTCATGGGACAAAGCTGTGAATGCACTTCCTGATGCAAACATTGCAATCATCTCTACACCAGGCCAATACGCTGCTGAAGAAGCGGAAAAAGCACTAGACAGAGATATGCACGTAATGATTTTCAGTGACAACGTTACGACTGAAGATGAGCGCCGCATTAAAGAAAAAGCTCATGAAAAAGGTCTTCTCGTCATGGGTCCTGATGCTGGTACAGTAATCGTTTCCGGTGTTCCACTTGCATTCGCAAACGTAGTGAAAACAGGCAAAATCGGTGTAATCGGAGCTTCCGGAACAGGTATCCAAGAAGTTACGACTGAAATCGATCGTCTAGGCGCAGGTGTGAGCCACGCAATCGGTACGGGCGGCCGCGACCTTTCTGACAAAATCGGTGCAATTACAATGTTGGACGGCCTTAAAGCATTGGCACAACATAACCAAACAGAAGTGATTACACTTATTTCTAAGCCACCTGCAAAAGAAGTTCGTGACGAAGTTGTAAGCTTGCTACACAGCATTTCTAAACCGGTTGTTGCAATCTTCCTTGGAGAAGAGCCACATAACCATGAAGGAAATGTGTACTATGCAAACACGCTTGAAGAAACAGCAGCACTTGCTGTTGATCTCGTAAAAGGCAACCCGATCAAACCAAATTACAATCACCTTGAAGACGAAGTACCTGCAGTAGACTTGAAACCTGAACAAAAAACAATCAAAGGTCTATATTCCGGCGGAACGCTTGGATATGAAGCAGCTACTTTGATCAGCAGAGGTTTGAACCTTGGAGAAACTGACCATGACCAAGCTGGCTACCTTCTAAATGCAAACGGCTTTGAAGTAATCGACCTTGGTGACGACGTTTACACGCAAGGTAAACCACACCCAATGATCGATCCGGATACAAGAATTCAATTCTTCCAAAAAGCTGCACAAGATGAATCAACAGCAGTTATCCTGTTTGACGTTGTTCTTGGATATGGTGCACACGACGATATGGCAGGCGCATTGCTCCCTGGCATCGAAAAAATCCAAAACGAAACAAAAGCAGCTGGCAGAAACATCTACTTCGTTGCAACTGTTTGCGGTACTGACCAAGATCCACAAAACATCGATGAGCAAAAAGCTAAACTAGAAAAAGCTGGCGTTATCATTCGCGATAGCAACAACCAAGCGACTCTGACTGCTTTAGCGATGCTTGGCATTCAAGTTGAAGAAGGTACAAAAGAAGTCGTTCCAGCAAAAGAAACTGCAACTGTTGAGTTTACAGTTTCAGAAGCAATCGAGAAGCTATTGAAT
- the allD gene encoding ureidoglycolate dehydrogenase — protein sequence MRLSSEQLNELITKKLHKAGLTEEHARGVADVLVHADARGVHSHGAMRVEYYAERIAKGGLNANPDFTFEKTGPCTAVFDGDNGVGHVAAKLAMDEAIQMAKENGVAVVGVRRIGHSGALSYFVQQAANENLIGISVCQSDPMVVPFGGSEPYYGTNPIAFAAPGKNGENITFDMATTVQAWGKILHARSKNESIPDTWAVDSEGKPTTDPFKVNALVPIAGPKGYGLMMMVDVLSGILLGLPFGNKVSSMYHDLTEYRNLGQLHIVINPEYFTGLNAFQESIATTMKDLNNIKPAPGFDHVSYPGQRSAEREKQYEENGIEIVDHIYEYLISDVVHNNAYDNKSPFAK from the coding sequence CAGACGTGCTCGTTCATGCGGATGCCAGGGGAGTTCATTCTCACGGAGCGATGAGAGTGGAATATTATGCAGAGCGAATTGCTAAAGGCGGACTTAATGCGAATCCTGATTTCACATTTGAGAAAACGGGTCCTTGCACTGCTGTATTTGACGGCGATAATGGGGTAGGTCATGTCGCTGCGAAATTAGCAATGGACGAAGCAATTCAAATGGCAAAAGAAAACGGAGTAGCTGTTGTTGGCGTAAGAAGAATCGGTCATAGCGGTGCCCTTTCTTACTTTGTTCAACAAGCTGCCAACGAGAATTTGATTGGTATTTCAGTTTGCCAATCAGATCCGATGGTCGTTCCTTTCGGCGGATCAGAGCCATATTACGGAACAAATCCAATTGCTTTTGCGGCACCAGGCAAAAACGGAGAGAACATTACATTTGATATGGCAACAACCGTTCAAGCTTGGGGGAAAATTCTTCATGCTCGATCAAAAAATGAATCCATTCCTGATACATGGGCCGTTGATAGCGAAGGAAAGCCGACGACCGATCCATTTAAAGTGAATGCTTTAGTGCCGATCGCTGGACCTAAGGGATACGGACTCATGATGATGGTTGACGTTCTATCTGGAATTCTGCTTGGACTTCCATTTGGAAACAAAGTTTCATCAATGTACCATGATCTCACCGAATACCGAAATCTTGGACAACTTCATATTGTCATTAATCCGGAATACTTCACAGGATTAAATGCGTTCCAGGAAAGTATTGCTACAACAATGAAAGATCTTAATAACATTAAACCGGCTCCTGGTTTTGATCACGTTTCCTACCCTGGACAAAGAAGTGCTGAAAGGGAGAAACAATACGAGGAAAACGGAATTGAAATTGTAGATCATATTTATGAATATTTAATTTCAGACGTTGTTCATAACAATGCTTACGATAATAAGAGCCCTTTTGCTAAGTAA